The region TTATTGCTGGAATCCTTGCTGACAATTCTTACCCACAAATTTCTATCCATCCTAACGAGAAGAATTGTGACAACTACCAGTATGAACCTAACCCAAGAGGTGCCCGGACACCAATGCAAGTATTAGTTGACAGTAATTCTGACTTTGCCTTCAAGTTCTTCAGGAAGGTCTCTTCCAGTGAAAGCCATCAAGGTGGCAGAAGCAAAAGCAATGTTGTCTTATCTCTCTTATGCATCTCCTCCGCCTTTGCAATGCTGGCCTTGGGTGCAAAGGATAACACTTTAGATCAGATTTTGAAAGGACTTGACTTTAAGCCATCAGAGATCCAGGAGAGGATGATACATGAAGGCTTCTGTGAACTCACACACATGCTAAATAATGGAGGAGTTGGACACCAGATGGAAATCAGGAAATGTCTCTTTGTGCAAAACCAGCTATatcctgaagaacagtttttaagtGGCCTCAAAAACTTCTATGGAGGAGACATCttttggaaaattttaagaacacTGCAGCAACTAAGCAGCACATCAACAGCTACATCAAAAGGAAAACCCGTGGGAAGATTTCTAAGCTTGTCGATGAAGTCAGTCCCAACACTGAAATTCTGCTAATTAGTTATATTTATATGAAAGGTATATAtgaatatgatatatatatatagaatccatcgcctcacatgtaaaaaactcattccagttcatagatatcataaagaaacaaaacttacagcccagcgacctactcgtgagctttgatgtcatatccctcttcacccaagtgccaatcaaagaagccttgacagctatccaaaacaaatataacccccccaagcacatcctagatctgaccaaccactgcctatcaacacatacttcatctatggacaaaaatacaaacaaatagaaagcacccatgggatcacccctctcacctgtcattgccaacctctacatggaacactttgacccaagcactagaaaaatctgatcacaaacccaaactctggctcagatcgtgacgacaccttcataatctggccacacagaaaaacttgacaacttcctcacacacctcaatagcctacaccccaaaatacagt is a window of Ahaetulla prasina isolate Xishuangbanna unplaced genomic scaffold, ASM2864084v1 Contig306, whole genome shotgun sequence DNA encoding:
- the LOC131187324 gene encoding LOW QUALITY PROTEIN: serpin A3-4-like (The sequence of the model RefSeq protein was modified relative to this genomic sequence to represent the inferred CDS: inserted 1 base in 1 codon), with translation MKIIFLLLFIAGILADNSYPQISIHPNEKNCDNYQYEPNPRGARTPMQVLVDSNSDFAFKFFRKVSSSESHQGGRSKSNVVLSLLCISSAFAMLALGAKDNTLDQILKGLDFKPSEIQERMIHEGFCELTHMLNNGGVGHQMEIRKCLFVQNQLYPEEQFLSGLKNFYGGDIFXENFKNTAATKQHINSYIKRKTRGKISKLVDEVSPNTEILLISYIYMK